A genome region from Gadus chalcogrammus isolate NIFS_2021 chromosome 7, NIFS_Gcha_1.0, whole genome shotgun sequence includes the following:
- the nhp2 gene encoding H/ACA ribonucleoprotein complex subunit 2-like protein → MGKSKKEKPEAEVEEETTGAVEKSYGELIVNINPIAQPLASRKLSKKLYKCVKKAAKLKQIRRGVKEVQKFINKGEKGIVVLAGDTLPIDVYCHLPIMCEDRSLPYAYIPSKVDLGSSAGSKRPTCVILIKPHEEYQEAYDECLEEVTVLPKPL, encoded by the exons ATGGGAAAATCAAAGAAAGAGAAGCCAGAAGCAGAGGTGGAAGAGGAAACGACAGGGGCAGTCGAGAAATCTTACGGGGAGCTTATTGTTAACATTAACCCCATAGCCCAGCCGCTAGCGTCACGGAAACTCAGCAAGAAGCTCTACAAATGCGTCAAGAAGG CTGCGAAGCTGAAACAGATTCGACGCGGAGTGAAGGAGGTGCAGAAGTTCATCAACAAAGGCGAGAAGGG TATTGTGGTGCTGGCCGGAGACACGCTGCCCATAGACGTCTACTGCCACTTGCCTATCATGTGTGAAGACAGGAGTCTCCCCTATGCCTACATCCCATCCAAAGTG GACTTGGGTTCTTCGGCGGGTTCCAAAAGGCCGACCTGCGTGATACTGATCAAGCCCCACGAGGAATACCAGGAGGCTTATGACGAGTGCCTGGAAGAGGTGACGGTTCTGCCCAAGCCCCTCTGA